In Exiguobacterium sibiricum 7-3, a genomic segment contains:
- the tsaE gene encoding tRNA (adenosine(37)-N6)-threonylcarbamoyltransferase complex ATPase subunit type 1 TsaE, protein MMELEMMSLEQTTTLAVELGQRAFKGMVVTLDGDLGAGKTTFTQGFAKGLGVTRNVNSPTFTIMKVYTGRLPLYHMDVYRLEGGDDIGLEEYLNGDGVAVVEWSELIADVLPPERLAITIERTGDESRRFRLEPIGEQYIQLCKGLNP, encoded by the coding sequence ATGATGGAACTTGAAATGATGAGTCTCGAACAAACGACGACGCTTGCCGTTGAACTGGGCCAACGTGCCTTTAAAGGAATGGTCGTAACACTTGATGGTGACCTGGGCGCAGGAAAAACGACGTTTACACAGGGGTTTGCGAAAGGACTTGGGGTGACACGTAACGTCAACAGTCCGACGTTTACGATCATGAAAGTTTATACTGGACGATTGCCACTCTATCATATGGATGTCTATCGTCTCGAGGGCGGGGATGATATCGGTCTTGAAGAATATTTAAATGGAGACGGTGTCGCGGTCGTCGAATGGTCGGAATTGATTGCCGACGTCCTTCCGCCAGAACGTCTTGCGATTACGATCGAACGGACAGGTGATGAGTCACGCCGTTTTCGTTTAGAACCAATCGGTGAGCAGTACATCCAACTATGTAAGGGGTTGAATCCATGA
- the tsaB gene encoding tRNA (adenosine(37)-N6)-threonylcarbamoyltransferase complex dimerization subunit type 1 TsaB, whose amino-acid sequence MKIVAIDTSTKQLSVALSDGQQILAEASYVTSLNHATKLMPLLERMMQEVNWSPRDLTRIVIADGPGSYTGLRIGATTAKTLAYTLGIDLVPVSTLELMAASAGLTGRIVAIQDARRGTGFVGFYEDGQLVGEEQHTVVAEFVKTLPADTKMTGDTDKFTTELQLFSIVNPAFRAPRAGVLALLGAAREPVETHAFEPRYLRLAEAEAKWIEAQRHD is encoded by the coding sequence ATGAAAATCGTAGCGATTGATACATCGACGAAACAACTGTCTGTTGCGTTATCGGACGGACAACAGATTTTGGCAGAAGCCTCTTATGTGACGTCTTTGAACCATGCGACAAAACTGATGCCTTTACTCGAACGCATGATGCAGGAAGTCAACTGGTCGCCGCGAGATTTAACACGTATCGTCATCGCTGACGGACCCGGTTCTTATACAGGTCTTCGGATCGGAGCAACGACAGCTAAGACATTGGCGTATACGTTGGGTATCGATTTAGTGCCGGTCTCGACGCTTGAATTGATGGCAGCTTCAGCAGGGTTAACCGGACGAATCGTTGCGATTCAGGATGCGCGCCGTGGAACCGGATTCGTCGGCTTCTATGAAGATGGTCAATTGGTGGGCGAAGAACAGCATACGGTCGTTGCTGAGTTCGTCAAGACGCTGCCAGCGGATACGAAAATGACAGGTGATACAGACAAGTTCACAACGGAACTTCAATTATTCTCAATCGTGAATCCGGCATTCCGTGCACCACGGGCTGGTGTCCTTGCCTTGCTTGGAGCTGCACGTGAACCGGTCGAGACTCATGCATTCGAACCGCGTTACTTACGTCTCGCGGAAGCAGAAGCCAAGTGGATTGAGGCACAACGTCATGACTAA
- the rimI gene encoding ribosomal protein S18-alanine N-acetyltransferase has protein sequence MTNVSIRKMTVTDAPGVHAVELESFATPWTLESFIAEMTQNPNAYYLVAETDEIIGFAGLWHIADEGHITNVAVKKKARGLGIGEALLVALIEQARQLGLRAMTLEVRVSNTPARTLYEKLGFLYAGTRKRYYQDNNEDAAIYWLELEGDE, from the coding sequence ATGACTAACGTCTCTATTCGAAAAATGACGGTCACGGATGCGCCGGGTGTGCATGCCGTGGAACTCGAATCCTTTGCGACACCGTGGACGCTGGAATCATTCATTGCGGAGATGACACAAAATCCGAATGCGTATTACCTGGTTGCAGAGACGGATGAAATCATCGGATTCGCGGGGCTGTGGCACATTGCCGATGAAGGGCATATCACGAACGTCGCTGTTAAAAAAAAGGCACGTGGTCTTGGAATCGGTGAGGCATTGCTGGTTGCGTTAATTGAACAAGCAAGACAATTGGGATTACGGGCGATGACGCTTGAAGTGCGTGTATCAAATACACCGGCACGGACCCTGTATGAAAAACTGGGATTTTTATATGCCGGAACGAGAAAACGGTATTATCAAGATAATAATGAAGATGCAGCCATCTATTGGCTGGAACTGGAAGGAGACGAGTGA
- the tsaD gene encoding tRNA (adenosine(37)-N6)-threonylcarbamoyltransferase complex transferase subunit TsaD — MTQPLILAIESSCDETAAAVVRGGTDVLSNVVSSQIESHKRFGGVVPEVASRHHVERITYVIDDALTEAGVTMDDIDAIAVTEGPGLVGALLVGVSAAKALAFAHSKPLLGVHHIAGHIYANRLQQELHFPLVCLIASGGHTELIYMPEDGVYEVIGETRDDAAGEAYDKVARTLKLPYPGGPRIDQLAQTGQDTFHFPRIWLEKESYDFSFSGLKSSVINAVHNAEQRGEVIIPEDLAASFQASVVEVLVTKAIRAVKEKGGKQLLVAGGVAANRGLRTGLTEACEREGIELVIPPMHLCGDNAAMIGAAAIHPYRAGRQSTLAMNAEPGLDLK; from the coding sequence ATGACACAGCCGTTGATATTAGCCATTGAATCAAGTTGTGACGAGACAGCTGCGGCTGTCGTCCGCGGAGGGACAGACGTCTTGTCGAATGTCGTATCTTCCCAAATTGAAAGTCATAAACGTTTTGGAGGAGTTGTCCCGGAGGTGGCATCCCGTCATCATGTTGAACGCATCACGTATGTCATCGATGATGCATTGACGGAAGCTGGTGTCACGATGGATGACATCGATGCGATTGCCGTTACGGAAGGTCCGGGGCTTGTCGGAGCGTTACTCGTTGGCGTCAGTGCAGCAAAAGCGTTGGCGTTCGCGCATAGTAAGCCGCTCCTCGGTGTCCATCATATCGCAGGTCACATCTATGCCAACCGTCTGCAACAAGAGCTCCACTTTCCACTCGTCTGCTTGATTGCGTCCGGTGGACATACGGAATTGATTTACATGCCGGAAGATGGTGTGTATGAGGTCATCGGTGAAACCCGTGATGATGCAGCGGGAGAGGCCTATGATAAAGTAGCACGGACCTTGAAACTGCCTTATCCGGGTGGTCCCCGAATTGATCAACTGGCGCAAACCGGTCAGGATACTTTCCATTTCCCGCGGATTTGGCTTGAAAAAGAGTCGTATGACTTCAGCTTCAGTGGACTCAAATCGTCTGTCATCAATGCGGTTCATAATGCTGAACAACGCGGAGAGGTGATTATTCCTGAAGACTTGGCTGCCAGTTTTCAGGCCAGCGTCGTCGAAGTGCTCGTTACGAAAGCCATCCGTGCCGTCAAAGAAAAGGGTGGCAAACAGTTGCTTGTCGCGGGTGGTGTTGCGGCAAACCGCGGACTGCGAACAGGATTGACAGAAGCCTGCGAACGCGAAGGCATCGAGCTGGTCATTCCACCGATGCACTTATGCGGCGACAATGCCGCAATGATTGGAGCGGCAGCGATTCACCCTTACCGGGCAGGCCGCCAATCGACACTTGCCATGAATGCCGAACCTGGGCTAGATTTAAAGTAA